The Ciconia boyciana chromosome 22, ASM3463844v1, whole genome shotgun sequence genome has a window encoding:
- the LOC140662533 gene encoding keratin, type I cytoskeletal 19-like, translating to MSCSVKQTTGSLRGRTSGGSCVIGGGGGGGGARISSVSSGRYTTCGIGGSRGFSGRSYCGGVNYGGGLSTGSLVGGNYGGGLGAAVLGGCPAIGFSGGSARFGGGIGGGLGIGLGGGVVGGGFAGDGILLSGDEKVTMQNLNDRLASYLDKVRCLEQENADLECRIREWYAKQGPFCEPRDYSCYYKEIEDLQNQIVCATIENNKIILNIDNSRMTADDFRVKYETELALRQSVEADINGLRQVLDQLTLCRSDLEAQLESLREELCCLKKNHEEEMNCLRKQSTGDVSVEVNACPGPDLRKILEEMRCQYETLIERNRKEVEDWYECKIEEVNREVITSGQEVETCNNQVTELRRQLQALEIDLQAQLSQRDNLESSLAETECRYNNHLAELQSQITCVEQQLADLRAEMECQNQEYKILLDVKCRLEQEIHTYRCLLEGGQQDLIQQGGIGQSSGLGGGVARTSGIGGGGIIRTSHTYTSSSQMPSCAAAEIQVPCRRICD from the exons ATGAGTTGTAGTGTTAAGCAGACAACTGGCTCTCTCAGGGGCAGGACTAGTGGTGGCAGCTGTGTTATtggtggcggtggtggtggtggaggagcACGGATCTCCTCAGTCTCTTCTGGAAGATACACGACTTGTGGGATAGGTGGTAGCCGAGGGTTTTCTGGTAGAAGCTACTGTGGTGGTGTGAATTACGGAGGAGGACTGAGCACTGGCAGTTTGGTTGGTGGAAACTATGGAGGTGGCTTAGGAGCCGCTGTCCTTGGAGGATGTCCAGCCATTGGATTCAGCGGTGGCAGTGCTCGCTTTGGCGGTGGCATTGGAGGTGGCCTTGGTATTGGTCTTGGTGGAGGGGTAGTTGGAGGTGGTTTTGCTGGTGATGGCATTCTTCTTTCTGGTGACGAAAAGGTCACCATGCAGAACCTTAACGACCGCCTGGCTTCTTACCTGGACAAGGTGAGGTGCCTGGAACAAGAAAATGCTGACCTGGAGTGTAGAATCAGGGAGTGGTATGCCAAGCAGGGCCCTTTTTGTGAGCCACGGGACTACAGCTGCTATTATAAAGAAATAGAAGATCTTCAAAATCAG ATTGTCTGCGCAACCATAGAGAACAACAAGATCATTTTGAACATCGATAACAGCAGGATGACAGCCGACGACTTCCGAGTGAA gtACGAGACGGAGCTGGCCCTGCGCCAGAGCGTGGAGGCTGACATTAATGGCTTACGCCAAGTCCTGGATCAGCTGACTCTCTGCAGGTCTGACCTGGAGGCACAGCTGGAGTCGCTGCGGGAGGAGCTCTGCTGCCTGAAGAAGAACCACGAGGAG GAAATGAATTGTCTGAGGAAACAATCGACTGGAGATGTGAGCGTGGAGGTCAATGCCTGTCCTGGCCCAGACCTCAGAAAGATCCTGGAGGAGATGAGGTGCCAGTACGAAACACTGATTGAACGCAATCGCAAAGAAGTTGAGGATTGGTATGAGTGCAAG ATTGAGGAGGTGAATCGGGAGGTTATTACAAGCGGTCAGGAGGTAGAGACGTGCAACAACCAAGTCACCGAACTGAGACGCCAATTGCAAGCCCTGGAAATCGATCTCCAGGCTCAGCTCAGTCAG AGGGACAACCTGGAATCCTCGCTGGCTGAGACAGAGTGTCGCTACAACAACCACCTTGCTGAGCTCCAGAGCCAGATCACATGCgtggagcagcagctggctgaTCTGCGTGCAGAAATGGAGTGCCAGAACCAAGAGTACAAGATCCTGCTGGACGTCAAATGCCGTCTGGAGCAGGAGATCCATACATACCGCTGCCTGCTGGAGGGCGGACAGCAGGACCTTAT TCAGCAAGGAGGAATTGGTCAGTCTTCAGGTCTAGGAGGAGGAGTTGCAAGAACAAGTGGAATAGGAGGAGGAGGTATCATTAGAACAAGCCACACTTACACTTCATCTTCCCAGATGCCATCCTGTGCAGCTGCGGAGATACAAG TGCCTTGCAGAAGGATTTGTGATTAA